The Methanomicrobia archaeon genome includes a region encoding these proteins:
- a CDS encoding glutamate-5-semialdehyde dehydrogenase, producing MTQGKDPGLASGTGIVEKAKMARAASIKLGSATTAEKNSALLQIAEALDAKRKAILAANSKDIALARELVEAGKMSQALLHRLILDDAKINEMILSVKDVEKLPDPVGKTLAAIELDEGLELFQVSCPIGVIGTIFESRPDVLVQISALCLKTGNAVLLKGGSEARYSNEALFDLVATAAAEGNGIPGGWIQLLETREDVKEMLRLSDYIDLIVPRGSNQLVKYIQENTSIMVLGHADGICHVYVDRDADVAMALDISYDAKVQYPAVCNAAETLLVDAAIAREFLPRMVDRYLAAGVEVRACPKTMDILKENKELKSATEEDWRTEYNDLIIAIKVVDGVDEAIEHINAYGSGHTDAIVTDNKNTALKFLQFVDSSSVMHNASTRFSDGFRYGKGAEVGISTYKVHARGPVGLEGLVIYKYLLVGSGQTVAPYVGSDAKEFTHKRLPKSFTF from the coding sequence ATGACACAGGGTAAGGACCCCGGATTAGCGTCTGGTACCGGAATAGTAGAGAAAGCGAAGATGGCGCGTGCAGCCTCGATTAAATTGGGGAGCGCGACAACGGCTGAGAAGAACAGCGCCTTGCTCCAAATCGCAGAAGCGCTTGATGCAAAACGGAAAGCGATACTGGCGGCGAATAGCAAAGACATCGCCCTTGCTCGCGAGTTGGTAGAGGCGGGGAAGATGTCCCAAGCGCTTCTCCATCGGCTGATCCTGGACGATGCGAAGATAAACGAGATGATCCTGAGCGTAAAGGACGTCGAGAAATTACCGGATCCCGTTGGGAAAACGCTCGCCGCGATTGAGTTAGACGAAGGTTTAGAGCTCTTTCAGGTTTCCTGCCCCATCGGCGTGATCGGTACGATCTTCGAATCACGACCCGATGTGCTCGTGCAAATTTCCGCGCTCTGCCTGAAGACCGGCAATGCCGTGCTGCTCAAGGGCGGATCGGAAGCGCGGTATTCAAACGAAGCGCTCTTTGACCTTGTCGCAACGGCGGCGGCCGAAGGCAACGGTATCCCTGGGGGCTGGATCCAGCTATTGGAAACACGAGAGGACGTTAAGGAGATGCTCCGATTGTCCGACTATATCGACCTCATCGTGCCACGGGGAAGCAACCAGCTGGTGAAATACATCCAGGAGAACACCAGTATCATGGTCCTCGGGCATGCTGATGGAATCTGCCACGTGTACGTCGACCGGGACGCTGACGTGGCTATGGCGCTGGATATCAGTTACGATGCAAAGGTGCAATATCCTGCGGTTTGTAACGCTGCGGAGACGCTGCTTGTGGATGCTGCAATTGCACGCGAGTTCCTACCGCGCATGGTCGACCGGTACCTGGCAGCAGGTGTCGAGGTACGCGCCTGTCCTAAAACGATGGACATTTTGAAGGAGAACAAGGAGCTCAAGTCCGCAACAGAAGAGGATTGGCGTACCGAGTATAACGACCTGATTATCGCTATCAAAGTGGTTGACGGCGTTGACGAGGCTATCGAGCATATCAATGCCTACGGATCCGGCCATACCGATGCGATCGTTACGGATAATAAGAACACCGCGCTGAAGTTTCTGCAGTTCGTCGACTCCTCTTCGGTCATGCATAACGCATCCACACGGTTCAGCGATGGATTCCGATACGGCAAGGGTGCCGAAGTCGGTATCAGCACGTACAAGGTGCATGCGCGGGGGCCAGTCGGCTTAGAAGGGCTGGTTATCTATAAATATCTCTTGGTCGGTTCAGGGCAGACCGTCGCACCCTATGTGGGTAGTGATGCGAAGGAATTCACGCATAAGCGATTACCGAAGAGCTTTACCTTTTAG
- a CDS encoding DUF1828 domain-containing protein, giving the protein MSFCDIIKKNTVDWFQEKIIIEDEGEKACRLIMPLMSGDGDLIEFTISEKSNGIIRISDEGETFAKLFTLGFEIEKSSKRLEIVKTLANTLEVNISEEEIFVLTKFEKLGDAVTRIISALYGINYLTYTIHPYTPPRFREMVDKFLVEEDIPHDDNVKIEGYAVEHTVDFVLSSGHFLLDALHAAHPYRASIVVDSAAVKSIDIKKKYEEKKETAVIYNDELDVWDTKRFDLLGTYVDHVIPWTQKGELIEILA; this is encoded by the coding sequence ATGAGCTTTTGTGATATAATAAAAAAAAATACCGTAGATTGGTTTCAAGAGAAAATAATAATTGAAGATGAAGGGGAAAAGGCTTGTAGATTAATTATGCCATTGATGAGTGGGGATGGCGATTTGATCGAATTTACAATCAGTGAGAAGAGCAATGGTATCATCAGAATTAGCGATGAGGGAGAAACTTTCGCTAAACTTTTTACCCTTGGTTTTGAAATAGAAAAGTCAAGTAAGCGACTAGAAATTGTAAAAACGCTCGCTAACACCTTAGAAGTAAATATCAGCGAAGAGGAGATATTTGTACTAACAAAATTTGAGAAATTGGGAGATGCTGTTACAAGAATTATTAGTGCATTATACGGGATAAATTATTTGACATACACCATTCACCCATATACTCCTCCGAGGTTTAGAGAAATGGTGGATAAATTTTTAGTTGAAGAGGATATACCTCATGATGATAATGTCAAAATAGAAGGCTACGCTGTAGAACACACCGTTGATTTTGTACTGAGCAGTGGTCATTTTCTCCTAGATGCACTTCATGCCGCTCATCCTTATAGGGCGAGTATTGTAGTGGACTCTGCTGCAGTAAAATCAATAGATATTAAAAAGAAATACGAAGAAAAAAAGGAAACAGCAGTCATATATAATGATGAGTTGGATGTATGGGATACTAAACGATTCGATTTATTGGGGACATATGTGGATCATGTTATACCGTGGACACAAAAAGGCGAGTTAATTGAGATTCTCGCGTGA
- a CDS encoding alpha/beta fold hydrolase, which translates to MPKVAITDRELNYHEEGAGFPLILLHGLSDDARLWTPLMPDLAKKYRTIALDVRGHGRSGKPDMPYSIRQFSDDLCEFLRELDIPRAHLLGLSLGGAIAQQCALEHPEKVRSLILLSTFSYTDPALQDTFKKLRNSLITGGCPAFFDDAVKRTVTPEFAAAHADEIAMVKEEMVAMNSATALVRAIDACVEFNVADRLSRLALPTLIISGREDTFVPLRFSEQIHHAIQGSTWVILDGVAHNVLIPEKLPELSRFVLAFLAKH; encoded by the coding sequence ATGCCAAAGGTTGCTATAACTGATAGAGAGCTCAATTACCATGAAGAAGGGGCTGGTTTTCCCCTTATCTTGCTTCACGGGCTGTCCGATGATGCCCGCCTGTGGACGCCGCTGATGCCCGATTTAGCCAAAAAGTACCGGACCATCGCCCTGGATGTCAGAGGCCATGGACGCTCAGGGAAACCTGATATGCCGTATTCCATCCGGCAATTCTCCGATGACCTTTGTGAGTTTCTGCGAGAACTGGATATCCCACGGGCCCATCTGCTCGGGCTTTCCCTGGGCGGAGCCATAGCCCAGCAATGTGCCCTCGAACATCCCGAAAAAGTTCGTTCGCTCATACTCCTCTCCACGTTTAGCTATACCGATCCTGCTTTGCAGGATACGTTCAAAAAGCTTCGAAACAGCCTGATTACGGGCGGTTGCCCGGCATTCTTCGATGATGCGGTTAAACGAACTGTCACTCCAGAGTTCGCCGCTGCACATGCCGATGAGATCGCAATGGTTAAGGAGGAAATGGTCGCGATGAATTCCGCCACTGCTCTTGTCCGTGCCATTGATGCGTGTGTGGAGTTCAATGTAGCGGATCGGCTATCCCGGCTCGCGCTTCCGACGCTGATCATTTCCGGTCGCGAGGATACGTTCGTCCCGCTCCGCTTCTCCGAACAGATCCATCACGCTATCCAAGGCTCAACGTGGGTAATACTGGACGGTGTCGCTCATAACGTGCTCATTCCAGAAAAGCTCCCTGAACTTTCCCGGTTCGTCTTGGCATTCCTGGCCAAACACTAA
- the proB gene encoding glutamate 5-kinase → MTRETAAVAASEKRGGLDLLQAKRIVIKVGTSSITDADYRMNPHKVEKIAREIRSLKELGKEVILVTSGAIGAGIGKLDLKQRPRDIKVLQATAAVGQNILMSTYDKYFSAHDLIIAQVLLTHAAFRNRQRYLNLRNTLDTLLKSGVIPIINENDTVAVDEIKLGDNDNLSALVASNLDADLLIILSDVDGLYSANPKRSKQAELISVVDELTSEIEHGADKGGRTGVGGMKTKLQAAKVVMKAGIPMVIVNSREENVLVRVIEGEPLGTLFMPKTEKLNGRAHWIRFASSPKGSIKVDDGAKSAVTKDGGSLLASGIIGVENEFKSGDPVSIVDTDGVAFAKGITNYSSSDIEKIKGAQSREIERILGRKDHAEVVYRGNLVLL, encoded by the coding sequence ATGACACGCGAAACAGCAGCAGTCGCCGCATCGGAGAAACGTGGCGGTTTGGATCTCTTGCAAGCGAAGCGAATCGTCATCAAGGTGGGAACCAGCAGCATCACCGATGCCGACTACCGCATGAATCCGCACAAAGTAGAGAAGATCGCCCGTGAGATCAGGTCGCTGAAAGAATTGGGTAAAGAGGTCATTTTAGTGACTTCTGGTGCGATCGGTGCGGGTATCGGAAAGCTTGACCTCAAGCAGCGACCGCGCGACATAAAAGTATTACAAGCGACGGCCGCAGTCGGCCAGAACATCCTCATGAGCACGTACGACAAATATTTCTCCGCACACGATCTGATCATCGCGCAGGTCCTGTTGACCCATGCAGCCTTCCGTAACCGACAGCGGTATCTCAACCTCCGCAATACTCTGGATACCTTACTCAAGTCCGGTGTCATCCCGATCATCAACGAGAACGACACGGTGGCCGTAGATGAAATAAAACTGGGCGATAACGATAACCTGTCAGCGTTGGTAGCAAGCAATCTCGATGCCGATTTGCTTATCATCTTGTCTGACGTCGATGGCCTGTACAGCGCGAACCCGAAACGGAGCAAACAGGCGGAACTCATCTCAGTGGTGGACGAGCTAACGTCGGAGATCGAGCACGGCGCGGATAAAGGCGGACGAACGGGCGTTGGGGGTATGAAGACGAAACTGCAAGCTGCCAAGGTCGTGATGAAAGCGGGCATTCCCATGGTCATCGTCAACAGCCGGGAAGAGAACGTTCTCGTGCGTGTGATAGAAGGCGAACCGCTTGGCACGCTCTTCATGCCGAAGACGGAAAAGCTGAACGGGCGAGCGCACTGGATTCGCTTCGCATCGTCGCCAAAGGGCAGTATTAAAGTGGATGACGGTGCAAAATCCGCGGTAACAAAAGATGGTGGGAGCTTGCTCGCTTCGGGAATCATCGGTGTCGAGAACGAGTTCAAGAGCGGTGATCCGGTGAGCATCGTCGACACCGACGGTGTTGCGTTCGCCAAGGGCATCACGAATTACTCGAGCAGCGATATCGAGAAGATCAAAGGCGCACAATCACGCGAGATCGAGCGGATTTTAGGGCGGAAGGATCACGCCGAGGTCGTGTACCGGGGCAATTTAGTGCTGCTGTAA
- a CDS encoding carbohydrate kinase family protein, producing the protein MTAKQIVERYDVVVIGDVFCDIITMPIADYPERDKQLGCEFMLKLGGQAGNCAAACAALGLNTALICKLGTDALSHWVRSELLKLGVDCFAALAKREEHQHPGITVSIAFDDGSRSMLSDRGANVDLREEDANTELLRKARFVMRAGHWNTEGLFAANNKLLRVAQSAGACTGVDIGWSAYLGWTVRARQTVFNLLPDTEFLFVNDAELQSLSEKIGRNGARDVLEKGCQNVILHRGAQGSAWISHEFELSFPAFDVEPLSPTGVGDVFNAGFIYAVLNGKEAEECLRFANACAAVYLSTKRTGTAYPAFEEAEKLYKY; encoded by the coding sequence ATGACGGCAAAGCAAATAGTAGAGAGATATGATGTCGTGGTCATCGGTGATGTGTTCTGTGACATAATCACGATGCCGATTGCGGATTATCCTGAGCGCGACAAGCAGCTCGGCTGTGAATTTATGCTCAAGCTAGGCGGCCAGGCAGGAAACTGTGCGGCTGCATGTGCCGCCCTTGGCTTGAATACCGCACTTATCTGTAAACTAGGCACTGATGCGCTTTCGCACTGGGTGCGCTCCGAGTTACTGAAGTTAGGTGTGGACTGCTTTGCTGCGCTAGCGAAGAGAGAAGAGCATCAGCATCCCGGTATAACGGTGAGCATCGCCTTTGACGATGGCAGCAGGTCAATGTTGTCCGACCGTGGCGCAAATGTAGACCTCAGGGAAGAGGATGCGAACACAGAACTTCTCCGAAAAGCGCGGTTCGTGATGCGTGCCGGTCACTGGAACACCGAAGGGCTCTTCGCCGCCAATAACAAGCTCCTCAGAGTCGCGCAATCAGCAGGTGCGTGTACTGGTGTAGATATTGGTTGGAGCGCGTATCTCGGATGGACTGTGCGTGCACGGCAAACTGTTTTCAATCTCTTACCGGATACCGAGTTCCTCTTTGTTAACGACGCGGAGCTGCAGAGCTTGAGTGAAAAGATAGGGAGGAACGGAGCGCGCGATGTGTTGGAGAAGGGCTGCCAAAACGTGATTCTGCACCGGGGTGCGCAGGGTTCTGCGTGGATAAGCCACGAGTTCGAGCTAAGCTTTCCCGCGTTTGATGTAGAGCCGCTAAGTCCGACGGGCGTGGGCGATGTCTTCAATGCAGGTTTTATCTATGCCGTCTTAAACGGTAAAGAAGCTGAGGAGTGCCTGCGCTTCGCTAATGCCTGCGCGGCAGTATACCTGAGCACCAAAAGAACGGGGACGGCATATCCCGCATTCGAAGAAGCGGAAAAGTTGTATAAGTACTAG
- a CDS encoding CBS domain-containing protein, which produces METDIPLRDVMVQEVVRGERDLTVLEAAKLMRKYKVDSIIVLDHGEPVGIVTEGDIISGVVSQDLKPSTRKLNDIMTSPLVTASPNDRVSAIARKMAKERIRKIPVIEAGKLVGIVADVDILSVSSQMNSIQAELLEMSMEREELELEDESVGQGLCEKCGSFSNYLVMKSGLMVCDTCKEELEMEGLD; this is translated from the coding sequence ATGGAGACCGATATACCACTGAGAGATGTAATGGTACAGGAGGTCGTACGGGGGGAGAGAGATCTAACCGTACTGGAAGCGGCGAAGCTGATGAGGAAGTATAAGGTGGACAGTATCATAGTGCTCGATCACGGCGAGCCGGTGGGAATCGTTACCGAAGGCGATATCATCAGCGGCGTGGTGAGTCAAGATCTCAAGCCGAGCACGAGGAAACTGAATGACATAATGACGTCACCCTTGGTAACCGCATCTCCTAACGACCGCGTCTCAGCCATAGCGCGGAAAATGGCGAAGGAACGGATAAGGAAGATACCCGTAATCGAAGCCGGTAAGCTCGTGGGCATCGTTGCCGATGTCGATATTCTCTCTGTTTCGTCCCAGATGAATTCGATCCAGGCAGAATTGCTAGAGATGAGTATGGAACGAGAAGAACTGGAATTAGAGGACGAGAGTGTCGGGCAGGGACTCTGCGAGAAATGCGGGAGCTTCTCGAATTACCTGGTAATGAAAAGCGGGCTCATGGTCTGTGATACGTGTAAAGAGGAGTTAGAAATGGAAGGGTTGGATTAA
- a CDS encoding DUF3467 domain-containing protein, producing MDQIPRPKFVVRKHPEFKRFYSSGVFGGHTPYEFKMIVYQEGYEDVTEGTVTGREPPVILRELQAEITMSPEQAKALLSWLERHVKAYEEQFGKIPSPPIPEEPTRPPEGMYG from the coding sequence ATGGATCAAATACCAAGACCGAAATTCGTGGTGCGAAAGCATCCGGAGTTTAAGCGCTTTTATTCGTCAGGCGTCTTCGGCGGCCATACGCCGTACGAATTCAAGATGATCGTGTATCAGGAGGGCTACGAGGATGTCACGGAAGGTACGGTGACGGGACGGGAACCACCAGTGATACTGCGGGAGTTACAGGCGGAGATAACGATGTCACCGGAACAGGCGAAGGCACTGCTGAGCTGGTTGGAGCGACATGTAAAGGCGTACGAGGAGCAGTTCGGCAAGATTCCATCGCCACCGATACCGGAGGAGCCGACAAGGCCTCCTGAAGGCATGTACGGCTAG
- the radA gene encoding DNA repair and recombination protein RadA, translating to MVDLEELPGVGPAIAEKLRDGGYNSLEAIAVASPAELVAAAEIGEATAAKIINAAREAADIGGFETGDKILERRQEVGKLTSGSQSLDTLLGGGIETRSITEFYGEFGSGKTQIAHQLAVNVQLPLDKGGLNGSVIIIDTENTFRPERIKDMAEAVELDFDEVLKNIHIARAYNSNHQILLVDKAEQLAGELKETEKPVRLLIIDSATAHFRSEYVGRGTLADRQQKINKHLHDALRFGDLNNAVIMITNQVQVRPDAFFGDPTRPIGGHVLGHTVTFRLYLRKSKGEKRIARLVDSPNLPEAEAVFSVTKAGIGD from the coding sequence ATCGTGGATTTAGAGGAATTACCCGGTGTTGGACCTGCAATTGCGGAGAAGTTACGTGATGGTGGTTATAATTCGTTAGAGGCGATAGCGGTGGCATCTCCTGCCGAGTTGGTGGCCGCTGCGGAGATCGGTGAAGCGACTGCAGCGAAGATAATCAATGCCGCGCGAGAGGCTGCGGACATCGGCGGGTTTGAGACCGGAGATAAGATATTAGAGCGCCGGCAGGAGGTCGGCAAGCTCACGTCGGGATCGCAATCGCTGGATACATTATTAGGCGGCGGTATCGAGACGCGATCGATAACCGAGTTTTATGGCGAATTCGGCAGTGGCAAGACGCAGATAGCGCATCAGCTCGCCGTGAACGTGCAGTTACCACTGGATAAGGGCGGATTAAACGGCTCGGTCATAATAATTGATACCGAGAATACCTTCAGGCCGGAACGGATAAAGGATATGGCTGAAGCGGTAGAACTCGATTTCGATGAGGTTCTCAAGAACATACACATCGCACGCGCATACAACTCGAATCATCAGATACTGCTGGTGGATAAGGCGGAACAGCTCGCAGGGGAGTTGAAAGAGACGGAAAAGCCCGTGCGGTTACTGATAATAGACTCGGCAACAGCCCATTTCAGGAGTGAGTATGTCGGCAGAGGCACGTTAGCGGACCGTCAGCAGAAGATAAACAAGCATCTGCACGACGCTTTGCGGTTTGGGGACCTTAATAACGCGGTGATAATGATAACGAATCAGGTACAGGTGAGACCGGACGCCTTCTTCGGCGACCCGACACGGCCCATCGGCGGCCATGTGCTCGGCCATACCGTGACGTTCAGGTTATACCTGCGTAAGTCAAAAGGAGAGAAGCGAATAGCACGCTTAGTTGATTCACCGAATCTTCCGGAAGCCGAGGCGGTGTTCTCTGTGACCAAGGCGGGAATCGGGGACTAG
- a CDS encoding cofactor-independent phosphoglycerate mutase: MKYVLLIGDGMADYPIPERGNKTALQLASTPNLDHIAAAGTCGLVQTIPAGMTAGSDIATLSILGYDPARYHTGRGPLEAMALRIPLEAGDIAFRCNLITERNGILADFSGGHVTTEEARGLIAALNAALRGKWLDEGWEFTFYAGVSYRNIFVLESKPNDFAFQEEKEIGCAPPHDIVGERIEAYLPKEAILRAVMLASKDVLENHEVNVKRAARGEKKANMVWLWSGGEKPQMPSFSALYGVQRGSVISGVDLIKGIGRCAGLDAIDVPGATGYLDTNYTGKAEYALRSLADNDFVLVHVEAPDEAGHLGDIDLKVNAIEEFDELVVGTVLSGLNENYAETEGYRILVMPDHYTPVSVGTHTREPVPFAIYDSLDPQEQKKEGRFDEQSAQKRAEKVLDARSQELMRLFFRLK; the protein is encoded by the coding sequence ATGAAGTATGTACTTTTAATAGGGGACGGCATGGCTGATTATCCGATTCCCGAGCGTGGTAACAAGACGGCACTGCAACTTGCCTCCACACCCAATCTCGATCACATCGCGGCGGCAGGTACCTGTGGGTTGGTGCAGACGATTCCAGCGGGAATGACCGCCGGGAGCGATATAGCCACCCTCTCGATTCTTGGGTATGACCCTGCGAGATATCATACCGGGAGGGGTCCGTTAGAGGCGATGGCACTGCGGATTCCGCTCGAAGCCGGCGATATTGCCTTTCGCTGTAATCTAATCACCGAGCGCAACGGCATTTTAGCGGATTTCAGTGGCGGGCACGTAACAACCGAAGAGGCGCGGGGTTTAATAGCGGCGCTCAATGCGGCACTTCGCGGTAAGTGGCTTGATGAGGGCTGGGAATTTACCTTTTATGCCGGCGTGAGCTACCGGAACATTTTTGTGCTCGAATCCAAGCCGAACGATTTTGCTTTTCAGGAAGAGAAGGAGATCGGGTGCGCACCACCACACGATATCGTGGGCGAGCGTATCGAAGCGTACCTCCCGAAAGAGGCGATTTTACGAGCGGTCATGCTCGCTTCGAAGGACGTTTTAGAGAACCATGAGGTCAACGTTAAGCGTGCGGCACGCGGCGAAAAGAAGGCGAATATGGTCTGGCTCTGGAGCGGTGGTGAGAAGCCGCAGATGCCGTCGTTTAGCGCGCTGTACGGCGTGCAGCGGGGCTCGGTGATCTCGGGCGTGGACCTGATAAAAGGCATTGGGCGGTGTGCCGGACTGGATGCGATTGATGTGCCGGGCGCTACGGGTTATCTGGACACGAATTATACCGGCAAGGCGGAGTACGCGCTACGCAGCCTGGCGGATAATGATTTCGTGCTCGTACATGTCGAGGCGCCGGACGAAGCCGGGCATCTCGGCGATATCGATCTGAAAGTGAACGCGATCGAAGAGTTCGATGAGTTGGTGGTCGGCACCGTTCTCAGCGGCTTGAACGAAAACTATGCAGAAACTGAGGGCTACCGGATCCTGGTCATGCCGGACCATTACACGCCGGTGTCCGTGGGCACGCATACGCGAGAGCCCGTGCCGTTTGCCATATACGATTCCCTTGATCCGCAGGAGCAGAAGAAGGAAGGTCGGTTTGACGAACAGTCTGCGCAGAAGCGTGCGGAAAAGGTACTCGATGCACGCTCGCAAGAGTTGATGCGGTTGTTCTTCCGGCTGAAATAA
- a CDS encoding pyruvoyl-dependent arginine decarboxylase — MDGHMVPTAFFVTSGVGMDKEQANAFDLALRDAGISECNLVEVSSILPANAEVTERRNVTITPGSITFCVLSRADGKSGEVIGAGVGYGWLGAKTEGGRAQREFGIICEHHGHHAREYLAEKVQEKLQTMATIRDMNILEEALLVESVEVEKGKFGSVVVVLVFVF, encoded by the coding sequence ATGGATGGACACATGGTACCCACAGCGTTCTTCGTTACGTCCGGTGTGGGTATGGACAAGGAGCAAGCGAACGCGTTCGATCTCGCGTTGCGGGATGCAGGGATAAGCGAATGCAATCTGGTCGAGGTCTCGTCTATCCTGCCGGCGAATGCAGAGGTTACGGAACGACGTAACGTGACAATAACTCCGGGAAGCATAACGTTCTGCGTGCTCTCACGAGCAGATGGCAAGTCGGGCGAAGTCATTGGCGCAGGTGTCGGCTACGGCTGGTTAGGCGCAAAAACAGAAGGCGGTAGAGCGCAAAGAGAGTTCGGCATCATCTGCGAGCATCATGGGCATCATGCACGAGAATATCTGGCGGAGAAGGTGCAGGAGAAGTTACAGACGATGGCTACGATTCGCGATATGAACATACTTGAAGAGGCGTTGTTGGTGGAGTCGGTAGAGGTAGAGAAGGGGAAATTCGGCTCGGTCGTCGTAGTACTGGTGTTTGTATTCTGA
- a CDS encoding FAD-dependent oxidoreductase, with product MVKRVVLIGGGAAGIDVLELLLRAEADAEQLEFTLLKKEPEGFFSSCGLPFALQGMYGIKELVLFGSEFYIKQGIDFRTGTEATSVDLEKSMVRVDTGEEIPYDYLVIATGSKPFIPPIDGTKLEGVFTLWGREDGERLKAAMAAPETSNAVIIGAGMIGLQAAVAFSKNGLQTTVVELMPWLLPTMLDPDMASVVQKWLRNDVTFILGKPVSALNGEQHVGSVSVGGEAIPADIVLIAAGMRPNVSIAREAGIEIGESGGIVVDRSLHVKKGHAYLPNVYALGDCSEVTDTVTNRPRLSQLASTALIQARVVTNNLRGISASYDSCLSPTVATISGLQVGSVGVTSECARSNGMTVKAGRAIKYTKARFFPTRKLIIAKLLFEAASEKLIGAQLISEETVAERINELTLAIKAGITASDLVMRERCFEPSLTMVEDVIVDAALKALR from the coding sequence ATGGTGAAGCGTGTGGTGCTAATTGGCGGAGGAGCAGCGGGTATAGACGTTTTAGAACTCTTGCTACGGGCAGAAGCAGATGCTGAGCAGCTGGAGTTCACGCTGCTAAAGAAAGAGCCTGAGGGCTTCTTCTCAAGTTGCGGGTTACCATTTGCGCTGCAGGGAATGTACGGTATAAAAGAGCTCGTTCTCTTTGGATCCGAGTTTTACATTAAGCAGGGGATTGACTTTAGAACAGGTACCGAAGCGACGAGTGTAGATTTGGAGAAGAGCATGGTGCGTGTTGATACTGGCGAGGAGATACCATACGATTATCTGGTCATAGCAACAGGCAGTAAACCGTTTATTCCGCCGATTGACGGCACGAAGCTCGAGGGGGTTTTCACGTTATGGGGTAGGGAAGACGGAGAGCGGCTGAAAGCAGCGATGGCTGCACCGGAAACGAGCAACGCGGTAATTATTGGTGCTGGTATGATCGGGCTGCAAGCAGCAGTCGCCTTCTCCAAGAACGGGCTACAGACTACGGTCGTGGAACTGATGCCATGGCTGCTCCCGACCATGTTAGACCCTGATATGGCTTCGGTAGTGCAGAAATGGCTGCGGAACGATGTGACGTTTATTCTGGGTAAACCGGTGAGTGCTCTAAACGGTGAACAACACGTAGGGTCAGTCTCAGTGGGCGGAGAAGCTATTCCGGCTGATATCGTGCTGATAGCGGCGGGGATGCGACCCAATGTGTCGATTGCAAGAGAAGCAGGGATAGAGATCGGAGAAAGTGGCGGGATCGTGGTAGATCGCTCGTTGCACGTTAAAAAAGGGCATGCTTATTTACCGAACGTCTACGCGCTCGGTGACTGCAGCGAGGTGACCGATACCGTCACCAATCGTCCTCGACTCAGTCAACTCGCGTCCACGGCCTTGATACAGGCACGGGTCGTCACCAATAACCTCCGTGGCATCAGTGCATCGTACGACTCGTGTTTAAGTCCTACAGTCGCTACCATCTCGGGCCTTCAAGTGGGCAGTGTCGGGGTTACCTCCGAGTGCGCACGGAGCAACGGAATGACAGTGAAAGCGGGAAGAGCGATTAAATACACTAAGGCACGATTCTTCCCCACCCGGAAGCTGATCATTGCGAAATTGCTTTTCGAAGCCGCTAGTGAGAAGCTGATCGGTGCGCAGCTCATCTCGGAGGAGACCGTTGCAGAGCGGATAAACGAGCTGACACTGGCGATAAAAGCAGGGATAACCGCAAGTGATCTAGTAATGCGAGAACGGTGCTTCGAGCCGTCACTTACCATGGTCGAGGACGTTATCGTCGATGCGGCGCTGAAAGCTTTGAGGTGA